The Solibacillus sp. FSL W7-1436 genome window below encodes:
- a CDS encoding FecCD family ABC transporter permease, which translates to MMNETMKMIKTSRLKRKRRFIMMTSLLAIISLVLCGLMLMLGNTIYPVQDVIKVLLGEQVKGASFAVNTIRFPRMVAGLFAGFAFGVGGYIFQTMLRNPLANPNVIGITTGSSAAAVFCIIVLNASNTAVSIAAVIGGLATAVFIYLLAKGTSFSIGRLILIGIGIQAMLTAFINYLMLIGDTHDIPAAMRWLSGSLNGAKLTNLYPLILIVCICTPILMYFAKRLEMLELGEQAATSLGVNTNQTRVILIITSVLMIALATAATGPIAFISFLAGPIAKKLTGVGFSGLIPAGLIGVILVLAADLIGQFAFETRYPVGVITGIIGAPYLIYLLIRINRKGDL; encoded by the coding sequence TGATGAATGAAACGATGAAGATGATTAAGACGTCAAGATTAAAAAGAAAACGCCGGTTTATAATGATGACTTCCTTGCTGGCAATCATTTCGCTAGTTCTTTGCGGTTTGATGCTTATGCTCGGCAACACGATTTATCCGGTGCAGGATGTCATAAAGGTTTTACTAGGTGAACAAGTGAAGGGAGCATCCTTTGCGGTAAATACAATTCGTTTCCCTAGAATGGTGGCCGGTTTGTTTGCAGGCTTTGCATTTGGTGTCGGGGGCTATATTTTCCAGACGATGCTGCGCAACCCGCTGGCAAATCCGAATGTAATCGGGATTACAACAGGTTCAAGTGCTGCAGCTGTATTTTGCATCATTGTATTAAATGCAAGCAATACGGCCGTATCCATCGCAGCTGTAATCGGAGGGCTTGCAACAGCTGTCTTTATCTATCTGCTGGCAAAAGGCACTTCCTTTTCGATCGGTCGACTAATTTTAATCGGTATCGGGATTCAGGCGATGCTGACGGCCTTTATCAACTATCTGATGCTCATTGGGGATACACATGATATTCCGGCTGCAATGAGGTGGCTGAGCGGCAGTTTAAACGGTGCAAAATTAACGAACTTATATCCGTTAATTCTTATCGTGTGTATTTGCACACCGATTTTAATGTATTTTGCAAAGCGTCTGGAAATGCTGGAGCTTGGTGAACAGGCGGCGACGTCTCTAGGCGTCAATACAAATCAAACGAGAGTCATTCTTATTATTACGTCGGTGCTTATGATTGCATTGGCGACAGCTGCAACGGGTCCGATTGCCTTTATTTCATTCCTGGCAGGTCCTATTGCCAAAAAATTAACAGGTGTCGGATTTTCGGGTCTTATCCCTGCAGGTTTAATCGGGGTCATTTTAGTACTGGCGGCAGATCTTATCGGACAGTTTGCTTTTGAGACACGCTATCCGGTAGGGGTTATTACAGGGATAATCGGTGCACCATACTTAATTTATTTATTAATCCGTATTAATCGGAAAGGAGATTTATGA